The genomic stretch ATTCAGCGCATCATCAAAGAATGTTATGAGCGTGCGAAACAAATCCTGACTGAAAATCGTGACAAGCTTGAATTGATTGCCCAAACGCTTCTGAAAGTTGAAACGCTTGACGCTGAACAAATCAAACACCTTATCGATCATGGAACATTACCTGAGCGTAATTTCTCAGATGATGAAAAGAACGATGATGTGAAAGTAAACATTCTGACAAAAACAGAAGAAAAGAAAGACGATACGAAAGAGTAATTCGCTTTCTTTCTAAAAAAACTGCCGGCTGACGCTGGCAGTTTTTTTATGTAAATGATTGGCTCAGCTGCGGCTTTTACAATCATCCAATTCTGGTATCGATTTGTTTACAAATGAGCCGCTGATCGTGTATGGTATTGTAGAATGTTTGTAAAAAGTAAAGTAGAGAAACTATTCAAAAGTGGTGATAGAGGTTGTTACTGGTTATCGATGTGGGGAACACCAATACTGTACTTGGTGTATATCATGATGGAAAATTAGAATATCACTGGCGTATAGAAACAAGCAGGCATAAAACAGAAGATGAGTTTGGGATGATTTTGCGCTCCTTATTTGATCACTCCGGGCTTATGTTTGAACAGATAGATGGCATTATTATTTCGTCAGTAGTGCCGCCAATCATGTTTGCGTTAGAAAGAATGTGCACAAAATACTTTCATATCGAGCCTCAAATTGTTGGTCCAGGTATGAAAACCGGTTTAAATATAAAATATGACAATCCGAAAGAAGTAGGGGCAGACAGAATCGTAAATGCTGTCGCTGCGATACACTTGTACGGCAATCCATTAATTGTTGTCGATTTCGGAACCGCCACAACGTACTGCTATATTGATGAAAACAAACAATACATGGGCGGGGCGATTGCCCCTGGGATTACAATTTCGACAGAGGCGCTTTACTCGCGTGCAGCAAAGCTTCCTCGTATCGAAATCACCCGGCCCGACAATATTATCGGAAAAAACACTGTTAGCGCGATGCAATCTGGAATTTTATTTGGCTATGTCGGCCAAGTGGAAGGAATCGTTAAGCGAATGAAATGGCAGGCAAAACAGGAACCAAAGGTCATTGCGACAGGAGGCCTGGCGCCGCTCATTGCGAACGAATCAGATTGTATAGACATCGTTGATCCATTCTTAACCCTAAAAGGGCTGGAATTGATTTATGAAAGAAACCGCGTAGGAAGTGTATAGGAGGTTTAGTAATGGATTATTTAGTAAAAGCACTTGCGTATGACGGAAAAGTTCGGGCTTATGCAGCGAGAACGACTGATATGGTAAATGAGGGGCAGAGACGCCATGGTACGTGGCCGACAGCATCCGCTGCACTAGGCCGTACAATGACAGCTTCACTTATGCTCGGCGCTATGCTGAAGGGCGATGATAAGCTGACCGTGAAAATCGAGGGCGGAGGTCCGATCGGAGCTATTGTAGCTGATGCCAATGCCAAAGGAGAAGTCAGAGCCTATGTCTCTAACCCGCAAGTTCATTTTGATTTAAATGAACAAGGTAAGCTTGATGTCAGACGTGCGGTTGGAACAAACGGAACGTTAAGTGTCGTAAAAGATTTAGGTTTGCGCGAGTTCTTCACAGGACAAGTAGAAATCGTTTCAGGAGAATTAGGAGATGATTTTACTTACTATCTTGTGTCATCTGAGCAGGTTCCTTCATCAGTGGGCGTAGGTGTGCTCGTAAATCCTGACAATACCATTCTTGCGGCAGGGGGCTTTATTATTCAGCTGATGCCGGGAACAGATGATGAAACAATCACAAAAATTGAACAGCGTCTATCTCAAGTAGAGCCGATTTCTAAGCTCATCCAAAAAGGGCTGACACCAGAAGAAATTTTAGAAGAAGTCCTAGGCGAGAAACCTGAGATTTTGGAAACGATGCCTGTCAGATTCCATTGCCCTTGTTCAAAAGAACGGTTCGAAACAGCCATTTTAGGACTAGGCAAAAAAGAAATTCAAGATATGATAGAAGAAGATGGACAAGCCGAAGCAGTATGCCATTTTTGTAATGAAAAGTACTTATTTACAAAAGAAGAGCTGGAAGGGCTTCGTGACCAAACTACCCGCTAAGCTCTTTAGCGGGTTTTTAATTTGAGAAAAGGGGCTGAAAGCAGGTTTGAAATCAAGAACAATCTGGACCATTATTTTAGGGGCGCTGTTGGTTTGCTGTATTGCTGTTGCATATACGCTGACGAAATCCCAAGCCGGCGCATCGTCATCCGGTGAGTCTATTGCGACTATCGGAGGCAAGAGTGTGACAAGAGAAGAATGGCTGAAAGAAATGGAAGATCAGTATGGTAAGTCAACGCTTGAAGATATGATCAATGTCCGAGTTGTTGAGCAGCTGGCTAAAAAGAACAAACTTAAAATATCCAAAAGCGAAGTTGATCGTGAGTTTTTGCTGATTAAAGCGGTCAATAATTCCT from Bacillus subtilis subsp. subtilis str. 168 encodes the following:
- the coaX gene encoding pantothenate kinase type III (Evidence 1a: Function from experimental evidences in the studied strain; PubMedId: 15795230, 16905099, 24784177; Product type e: enzyme), which produces MLLVIDVGNTNTVLGVYHDGKLEYHWRIETSRHKTEDEFGMILRSLFDHSGLMFEQIDGIIISSVVPPIMFALERMCTKYFHIEPQIVGPGMKTGLNIKYDNPKEVGADRIVNAVAAIHLYGNPLIVVDFGTATTYCYIDENKQYMGGAIAPGITISTEALYSRAAKLPRIEITRPDNIIGKNTVSAMQSGILFGYVGQVEGIVKRMKWQAKQEPKVIATGGLAPLIANESDCIDIVDPFLTLKGLELIYERNRVGSV
- the hslO gene encoding disulfide bond chaperone (heat shock protein HSP33) (Evidence 2a: Function from experimental evidences in other organisms; PubMedId: 11323724, 15023991; Product type f: factor) — protein: MDYLVKALAYDGKVRAYAARTTDMVNEGQRRHGTWPTASAALGRTMTASLMLGAMLKGDDKLTVKIEGGGPIGAIVADANAKGEVRAYVSNPQVHFDLNEQGKLDVRRAVGTNGTLSVVKDLGLREFFTGQVEIVSGELGDDFTYYLVSSEQVPSSVGVGVLVNPDNTILAAGGFIIQLMPGTDDETITKIEQRLSQVEPISKLIQKGLTPEEILEEVLGEKPEILETMPVRFHCPCSKERFETAILGLGKKEIQDMIEEDGQAEAVCHFCNEKYLFTKEELEGLRDQTTR